The proteins below come from a single Miscanthus floridulus cultivar M001 chromosome 1, ASM1932011v1, whole genome shotgun sequence genomic window:
- the LOC136488615 gene encoding F-box protein At4g35930-like, translating into MGSGSVTLKQKKRVKHAKNKYLKPGALAQIRYSRSTSRDIGKKRILLNAKDELELPPQPEVLLESNTPILSPARLNFEPFDSNKGQILPKTPKTPDASVFGGDSRLESLPLDLLIKIMCCLHHDQLKAVFLVSKRIRKAVELARQYHFNYTTPDRSRQELLLNKTPLPTEHWPFLRIDGKDVRVSTPRTPRAPKHAARLSRLKLVDVKPITAVLFQESPTPFPSKRLRRPVPPGLPRPVCKAAPSPRVLRYEEELCEAVAQNKLL; encoded by the exons ATGGGATCTGGATCAGTGACACTGAAGCAGAAGAAACGGGTGAAACATGCAAAGAACAAGTACTTGAAACCTGGTGCCCTGGCTCAGATTCGTTATAGTAGGAGTACAAGCAGGGACATCGGCAAGAAAAGGATTCTGTTGAATGCGAAAGATGAGCTGGAGTTGCCTCCACAGCCTGAGGTTCTCTTAGAAAGCAATACACCAATTTTGTCCCCTGCAAGACTCAATTTTGAGCCATTTGATAGTAATAAGGGGCAGATATTGCCAAAGACCCCAAAGACTCCTGATGCATCTGTGTTTGGTGGTGATTCAAGGCTTGAATCACTTCCACTTGATTTGCTG atcaagatcatgtgttgCTTGCACCATGACCAACTGAAGGCTGTTTTCCTTGTTTCCAAAAGGATTCGAAAAGCA GTTGAACTTGCCAGGCAGTACCATTTCAACTACACCACTCCAGATCGAAGCAGACAGGAGTTGCTCCTAAACAAAACACCTCTTCCAACGGAGCATTGGCCCTTCTTAAG AATCGATGGCAAGGACGTGCGTGTTTCCACCCCAAGGACACCAAGGGCTCCAAAACATGCTGCTCGGCTTTCACGCCTCAAGCTTGTTGATGTGAAGCCAATCACAGCTGTTCTCTTCCAGGAGTCTCCTACTCCTTTTCCTTCAAAGCGTCTCCGACGCCCAGTGCCACCAGGGCTGCCAAGACCTGTGTGTAAAGCTGCACCCTCGCCCAGAGTTTTACGATACGAGGAGGAGCTTTGTGAAGCGGTGGCACAGAATAAGCTTCTCTGA
- the LOC136459623 gene encoding uncharacterized protein, which produces MRCWQQRGLPVNGRGARTRSSGLSAFASRGGGGHGSSSLQQRRRGRSGWGDVGSGALARLHRARGLGTGRGPVWSGAGGRSSAHGFGAAAAGSDGGWGGRAPVDEVPAVAAISPCGHGAPEEQPDADGGGGHSAHSSAPALGQGEEGGAAVEASSGSASVEEGAAVMDVSCPSGEGAAGPPWAAAACGG; this is translated from the coding sequence ATGCGATGTTGGCAGCAGCGTGGCCTCCCCGTGAACGGCCGAGGTGCCCGCACCCGGTCTAGCGGCCTCAGCGCGTTTGCCAGCCGCGGCGGTGGTGGCCACGGCAGTAGTAGCCTCCAGCAGCGTCGAAGGGGGCGGAGTGGGTGGGGTGACGTCGGATCGGGGGCCCTGGCAAGGCTACACAGAGCCCGCGGGCTTGGCACCGGCAGGGGACCCGTTTGGTCCGGCGCAGGTGGTAGATCCTCCGCGCACGGCTTTGGGGCGGCCGCGGCTGGCTCCGACGGTGGATGGGGCGGTAGGGCGCCGGTGGATGAGGTTCCTGCAGTGGCGGCGATCTCCCCATGTGGCCACGGGGCGCCGGAGGAGCAGCCCGAcgcggatggcggcggcggccactcGGCGCACTCGAGCGCACCCGCACTTGGGCAAGGAGAGGAGGGTGGCGCAGCCGTGGAGGCAAGCTCCGGCTCAGCCAGTGTCGAGGAGGGGGCGGCCGTCATGGACGTCTCCTGCCCGAGCGGCGAGGGTGCGGCTGGCCCGCCATGGGCGGCTGCCGCGTGCGGAGGGTGA